A DNA window from Phragmites australis chromosome 11, lpPhrAust1.1, whole genome shotgun sequence contains the following coding sequences:
- the LOC133885697 gene encoding RING-H2 finger protein ATL64-like: MEETSPSAAAAGGVIRCTPHGRLLTGCLVALNVFVVLLVYVYFWRFFSRARGDGAPFADHASSSAASSPPASPKARDRWEVERAITALPIFVHSSSSDHGAAAAAECAICIAEFADGEEGRLLPRCGHRFHARCVDLWFRLHTTCPLCRATVLVDVPADTAAAAAAASAEEHENQLTDRNTSADTDTDCPV; the protein is encoded by the coding sequence ATGGAGGAGACGAGCCCTAGCGCTGCCGCGGCCGGCGGCGTCATCCGCTGTACGCCGCACGGGCGGCTGCTCACGGGGTGCCTCGTCGCGCTCAACGTCTTCGTCGTGCTCCTCGTGTACGTCTACTTCTGGCGCTTCTTCTCGCGCGCCCGCGGCGACGGCGCCCCGTTCGCCGACCACGCGTCGTCGTCGGCGGCCTCGTCGCCGCCAGCGTCGCCCAAGGCGCGGGACCGGTGGGAGGTCGAGCGGGCCATCACCGCGCTGCCCATCTTCGTGCACTCCTCCTCGTCCGACCatggtgcggcggcggcggcggagtgcGCGATCTGCATCGCGGAGTTCGCGGACGGCGAGGAGGGGCGGCTGCTGCCGCGGTGCGGGCACCGCTTCCACGCGCGTTGCGTCGACTTGTGGTTCCGGCTCCACACCACGTGCCCGCTCTGCCGCGCCACGGTCCTCGTCGACGTCCCCGCCGAcacggctgcggcggcggcggcggcgtcggcggaAGAGCACGAGAACCAACTGACGGATAGGAATACAAGTGCCGATACGGATACAGATTGTCCCGTGTGA